A DNA window from Massilia putida contains the following coding sequences:
- a CDS encoding FRG domain-containing protein, translating to MDEVRVTTWNEFMSLSAELDGWAFRGQQDAAWPLLTSLSRYLNAYVPDRASWRAREQRAIRIFQRKAHNYLSDPGVLGNALRCLALMQHHGAPTRLLDFTKSPFVAVFFALERAVGDAAVYALNTPRLWRAVPRTQRHMDRDSIDPRQADNFARIFLPNTNAVIWTGEPTEMDRRLVAQSGTLVVPGMLDKTLDDILRHYDDPATLLKKIVLPFTVREEAMKALYRMNITNATLFPDLDGLARSINMELEIVWAGAGELTAGSAGQPDAEMG from the coding sequence ATGGACGAAGTACGCGTGACCACATGGAACGAGTTCATGTCGCTCAGCGCCGAGCTCGACGGCTGGGCGTTCCGTGGCCAGCAGGACGCCGCCTGGCCGCTGCTCACATCCCTGTCGCGCTACCTGAACGCCTATGTCCCCGACCGCGCCAGCTGGCGCGCACGCGAGCAGAGGGCGATCCGCATCTTCCAGCGCAAGGCGCATAACTACCTCAGCGATCCCGGCGTGCTGGGCAACGCGCTGCGCTGCCTGGCGCTGATGCAGCACCACGGCGCGCCGACGCGCCTGCTCGACTTCACCAAGTCGCCGTTCGTCGCGGTGTTCTTCGCGCTGGAACGCGCGGTCGGCGACGCCGCCGTCTATGCACTGAACACGCCGCGCCTGTGGCGGGCGGTCCCGCGCACGCAAAGGCATATGGACCGCGACAGCATCGATCCGCGCCAGGCGGACAATTTCGCCCGGATCTTCCTGCCGAACACGAATGCGGTCATCTGGACGGGGGAACCCACCGAAATGGACCGGCGTCTGGTGGCGCAGTCCGGAACCCTGGTGGTGCCGGGCATGCTGGACAAGACCCTGGACGACATCCTGCGCCACTACGATGACCCGGCCACGCTGCTGAAGAAGATCGTCCTGCCGTTCACGGTTCGCGAGGAGGCGATGAAGGCGCTGTACCGGATGAATATCACGAATGCGACCCTGTTCCCCGACCTGGACGGGCTGGCGCGCTCGATCAACATGGAACTGGAAATCGTGTGGGCGGGCGCGGGCGAGCTCACCGCGGGCAGTGCGGGCCAGCCTGATGCGGAGATGGGATGA
- a CDS encoding methyl-accepting chemotaxis protein: MFSNLKIGARLGLGFAIVIGLLAGIVAIALQSLAALNQATAQIVDDRYPQVVLATELLLQLDENAIAMRNMLLADRPDVLKRETAEVGAGERKIAAGLQKLGGMVSSEAGRKAYREVMALRAKYQQGQARFLELAASGGTVDASTLLMTSLREDQLAYVGRMKGFLAGGGKLMEQSGRDAAGLYRQKRLQIVLLAGLACVLAVGFGVWITRSITVPLRQAVRVARRVAGGDLSSEIDVGARGEVGQLMQALKEMNGGLRRIVGEVRSGTDAIADAAREIARGNMDLSERTEQQAGALEETASTMEELSATVSRNAAHADAARGRAREASGIAVDSSAVVERVVQTMAAIDASSRRIADITGVIDGIAFQTNILALNASVEAARAGELGRGFAVVAGEVRTLAQRAGAAAQDIKRLVEASRASVDSGGELARQAGATMRGVVGSVAEVAATMSEIAAASAEQSSGLGQVNAAVLQMDASTQQNAALVEQAAAAAQALQDRAFHLAQLVSTFRLDGDAGPATPVVSLWQKRLAA; this comes from the coding sequence ATGTTCAGCAATCTCAAGATCGGCGCGCGCCTCGGCCTCGGTTTCGCCATCGTCATCGGCCTGTTGGCCGGCATCGTCGCCATCGCGCTCCAGAGCCTGGCCGCCCTGAACCAGGCGACGGCGCAGATCGTCGACGACCGTTATCCGCAAGTGGTGCTCGCCACCGAGTTGCTGCTGCAACTGGACGAGAATGCGATCGCGATGCGCAACATGCTGCTGGCCGACCGGCCGGACGTGCTGAAACGGGAAACGGCGGAGGTCGGGGCGGGCGAGCGGAAGATCGCGGCCGGCCTGCAGAAGCTGGGCGGCATGGTGTCCAGCGAAGCCGGCCGCAAGGCCTACCGCGAGGTCATGGCCTTGCGCGCGAAATACCAGCAGGGACAGGCGCGCTTCCTCGAGCTGGCCGCCAGCGGCGGCACGGTCGATGCGTCCACGCTCCTGATGACCAGCCTGCGCGAGGACCAGCTGGCGTATGTCGGGCGCATGAAGGGCTTCCTGGCCGGCGGCGGCAAACTGATGGAACAGAGCGGGCGCGACGCGGCCGGGCTGTATCGGCAGAAGCGCCTGCAGATCGTGCTGCTGGCGGGCCTGGCGTGCGTGCTGGCGGTCGGTTTCGGTGTCTGGATCACGCGCTCGATCACGGTGCCGCTGCGCCAGGCGGTGCGGGTGGCGCGCCGCGTTGCCGGCGGCGACCTGAGCAGCGAGATCGACGTGGGCGCGCGCGGCGAGGTGGGCCAGTTGATGCAGGCGCTGAAGGAGATGAACGGCGGCCTGCGCAGGATCGTGGGCGAGGTCCGCAGCGGCACCGACGCGATCGCCGACGCGGCGCGCGAGATCGCGCGAGGGAATATGGATCTGTCGGAACGCACCGAGCAGCAGGCCGGCGCCCTGGAGGAAACGGCGTCCACCATGGAAGAATTGAGCGCCACGGTCAGCCGCAATGCCGCGCACGCCGACGCCGCGCGCGGCCGCGCCCGCGAAGCGAGCGGCATTGCCGTCGACAGCAGCGCGGTCGTCGAGCGCGTGGTGCAGACCATGGCGGCGATCGACGCCTCGTCGCGCCGGATCGCCGATATCACGGGGGTCATCGACGGCATCGCCTTCCAGACGAATATCCTGGCGTTGAACGCTTCGGTGGAAGCGGCGCGCGCGGGCGAATTGGGCCGCGGCTTCGCGGTGGTGGCCGGCGAGGTGCGCACGCTGGCCCAGCGCGCCGGCGCGGCCGCGCAGGACATCAAGCGCCTGGTCGAGGCGTCGCGCGCCAGCGTGGACAGCGGCGGCGAGCTGGCGCGGCAGGCCGGCGCCACGATGCGGGGCGTGGTGGGCAGCGTCGCCGAGGTGGCCGCGACGATGAGCGAGATCGCGGCCGCCAGCGCCGAGCAGAGCAGTGGCCTGGGCCAGGTGAATGCGGCGGTACTGCAGATGGATGCGAGCACCCAGCAGAATGCCGCGCTGGTGGAGCAGGCGGCGGCGGCGGCGCAGGCCCTGCAGGACCGCGCGTTCCACCTCGCGCAACTGGTCAGCACCTTCCGGCTCGACGGGGACGCCGGCCCTGCGACGCCGGTGGTAAGCTTGTGGCAAAAACGCCTGGCCGCCTGA